The Stratiformator vulcanicus genome has a segment encoding these proteins:
- a CDS encoding glycosyltransferase family 4 protein: MKIALCSTVVPFIKGGGRNIVEWLEQTLLTYGHEVDRVYIPEIDRPDLIFQQMMAFRWLDLSAADRIVCFRPQSHLIPHDHKILWFIHHIREFYDLWGGGYSFPVDAHHEAIRHELHRVDTKAISEAKAVFTNSQVVSDRLERFNDVPSEVLYPPVFQPERFRCDDHNDSVAYICRVEHHKRQHLLIDAMRYTTSPVRLHILGASINQGHPEWLKNRIKNAGIQEKVTYDSRWISEKEKADVLANCLAAAYLPLDEDSYGYPSVEASHAEKALLTTTDAGGVTELVEDNYNGIVSESTPEALAEALDRLYYDRQQTVVMGRNAKERLSQLNISWDHVVERLVA, from the coding sequence ATGAAAATCGCGCTCTGTTCGACGGTCGTCCCTTTCATTAAAGGGGGAGGACGAAACATCGTTGAGTGGCTTGAACAGACACTCCTTACGTATGGACATGAGGTTGATCGAGTCTATATCCCGGAAATTGACAGGCCGGACCTGATTTTTCAGCAAATGATGGCATTTCGTTGGCTTGATTTAAGCGCAGCAGATCGAATCGTTTGCTTCCGGCCTCAATCGCACCTGATCCCGCACGATCACAAAATTCTTTGGTTTATTCACCACATTAGAGAATTTTATGATCTCTGGGGTGGGGGGTACAGCTTTCCTGTTGATGCTCACCACGAAGCAATTCGTCACGAACTCCATCGAGTCGACACAAAGGCCATCAGCGAAGCAAAAGCGGTCTTCACAAATTCGCAAGTCGTCTCCGACCGCCTTGAACGATTTAACGATGTCCCTTCCGAAGTTCTCTATCCGCCTGTATTTCAACCCGAACGTTTCCGCTGCGATGACCACAATGACTCCGTCGCTTATATTTGCCGAGTCGAACACCACAAGAGACAACATTTGCTGATTGACGCAATGCGGTACACAACCTCGCCAGTCAGGCTACATATCCTCGGTGCAAGTATAAATCAGGGACATCCCGAATGGCTTAAAAATCGAATTAAGAATGCTGGGATTCAAGAGAAAGTTACTTACGACAGCAGGTGGATTTCAGAGAAGGAAAAGGCAGACGTTCTTGCAAATTGTCTGGCTGCTGCTTATCTGCCGCTTGACGAGGACTCCTACGGCTACCCCAGTGTGGAAGCAAGCCATGCCGAGAAGGCATTGCTCACGACGACCGATGCTGGCGGCGTGACCGAACTTGTCGAAGACAACTACAATGGGATCGTTTCCGAATCAACTCCAGAGGCCTTGGCTGAGGCACTTGACCGCCTTTATTACGATCGTCAGCAGACAGTTGTGATGGGACGTAACGCAAAGGAACGTCTCTCTCAGCTCAATATCTCATGGGACCATGTTGTCGAAAGGCTTGTCGCATGA
- a CDS encoding glycosyltransferase — MKVLVVNNMAPFIRGGAEELAIHLERNLIEFGHEAEILRVPFQWEPFDGIPSQMLLARTLELVNTDRIIALKFPAYLIRHPEKTIWLLHQYRQAYDLYDLNASNIPTGQEGDHVRDLIKNADNETFREAREIYTNSAVTRDRLRHYNGFDAEILLPPVNDPEAFSEPTHGDYIFAGGRVNSMKRQHLLLEALTRTESHVRLIIGGPPEDPAYAERLKATVADHGLVDRVKLDLRFLPREVYADYVKHAAAVAYLPVDEDSLGYVAMEAAVAAKALITVSDSGGILELVKPGQTGWVAEPDAEAVAHALSSVYKKPKTTRSFGDAAKQLWEGFGINWPHTVEALLK, encoded by the coding sequence ATGAAAGTACTTGTCGTAAATAATATGGCACCTTTCATCCGCGGCGGCGCCGAAGAGCTTGCAATTCATCTTGAGCGAAATTTAATAGAGTTTGGTCATGAGGCCGAGATTCTTCGAGTTCCTTTCCAATGGGAACCCTTTGATGGTATTCCTTCGCAGATGCTTCTTGCACGGACGCTCGAACTCGTTAATACAGACAGAATCATCGCACTGAAGTTTCCGGCGTACCTCATTCGGCATCCCGAGAAAACGATCTGGCTTCTTCACCAGTATCGGCAGGCATATGACCTCTACGACCTGAATGCCTCAAACATTCCGACTGGGCAAGAGGGCGATCATGTTCGAGATTTAATTAAGAATGCAGATAATGAGACTTTCCGAGAGGCTCGGGAAATTTATACCAATTCCGCAGTCACACGCGACCGGTTACGACACTACAATGGCTTCGATGCCGAGATTCTTCTTCCACCGGTCAACGATCCCGAAGCGTTCTCCGAGCCAACACACGGTGATTACATCTTCGCTGGCGGTCGTGTGAATAGCATGAAGCGTCAGCACCTGTTATTAGAGGCACTCACGCGGACCGAGTCGCACGTCCGATTAATTATTGGCGGACCGCCTGAAGATCCGGCTTATGCTGAGAGATTAAAGGCCACCGTGGCCGATCATGGATTAGTCGATCGCGTTAAACTTGATTTGAGATTTCTGCCACGCGAAGTTTACGCGGACTACGTCAAACATGCAGCGGCCGTGGCCTATCTGCCGGTTGACGAGGACTCCTTGGGATACGTCGCAATGGAGGCGGCTGTTGCCGCGAAGGCGCTGATAACGGTCTCTGACAGTGGCGGAATTCTCGAGCTCGTAAAACCCGGTCAGACAGGATGGGTTGCAGAACCCGATGCCGAAGCAGTGGCTCACGCACTCTCATCGGTCTATAAAAAGCCAAAAACCACGCGTAGCTTTGGTGATGCAGCGAAGCAGCTGTGGGAAGGTTTTGGCATCAATTGGCCTCATACCGTTGAAGCTTTACTCAAATGA